CACCCGGTGGCCCGACTGGATAGCGCTGGGGCGCGACCTGATCGCCGAGGCGAAGGCCAGGGGCGAGGTCATGCCGCATGTCGACCCGCTGGTCGCCTCCCGGGTGACGGTCGCCTCCTGGACCGGTGTCCAGCTGGTCAGCGGCTCGCAGCCCGACGCGCCCGCGCTGGTCGACGACATCGTCGCGCTGTTCGCGCTGCTCCTGCCCGGTATCGCGGTGCCCGCGGTCCTCGCCAGGCTTGAGGTGTCGGCCGACCGGCCGGCGCGGCTGCTCGCGCAGGTCAGGGCGGCCGTTCCCGCCGACTGACCGGTCGCGCCGCCTTCCGGCCTGCCGGGCCGTTTCCCGCCCCCGGTCGCCGGGCACCCGGCCGGAACGCGCCGTCCGCGGGCGGCCGGAACGACAAGGCGCAGGACCAGCGAGGGAGTCGTGGCGATGCCCAAGGGATCGACCTCCAAGCAGGAGCGTCAGTACGAACACATCAAGGAGGGCGCCAAGAAGCGCGGCGCCTCCGCGGGGCGCGCCAAGGAGATCGCCGCCCGGACGGTGAACAAGGAGCGCGCGCGCTCGGGACAGGCGGCCTCGGCCAGCCGCTCATCCACCCGCGGCGACTCGCCCTCCCGGCGCGGCGGCAAGGCGTCGGGCGGCGGGCGCGCGCAGGGCAGCGGCGCGAAGGGGGGAACGGCGACGCGCGACGAGCTGTACGAGCAGGCCAAGCGGCGCGACATCAAGGGCCGCTCCTCCATGACCAAACAGCAGCTGGCCAAGGCGCTCGGCCGCTGACGCGCGTCCACGGGTCGCGCCGCCCGGCGACCGGTGTCGCCGGGCGGCGGGCGTGAGCCAGTTCACTGACCGATCGGTCAGTTACGGTGGGGGGCATGCCCCGCTCTCCCGCCGCGCTGCGCGGCCAGATCCGAGCCTCCGCGCTGCGGCTGTTCGCCGAGCACGGCTTCCGGGCCACCTCGCTCCAGGACATCGCGTCCGACGCGGGCTGCTCGAAGGCGTCGCTGCTCTACCACTTCGCGAACAAGGACGCGATCCTCTCCGAGCTGCTCGCCCCCGTCGGGGAGCGCACGGCCGCGCTCCTGGCCGGTCTCGACGCGCTGACGGGCGAGCGCAAGGCGCGGGCGGCCGTGTCCGGCCTGGTGGATCTCGCACTGGGCCACAGCGCCGAGTTCCGGCTGCTGTTCGAGGACCTGCCGCGGCTGGTCGCCGACCCGGGCATGCACCCGGTGCCCGACGCGGCGGAACGCCTGCTCGGCGCCCTGGCCGCCGGTTCCCCCGGGCCGCGCGCACGGGCCGCGGCCGGGCTCGTCCTCGGCGGCATCGTCATGTCCGCGTTCGGCGACGGAGCCGACCGCGGCGAGGACATGAGGGCGGGCCTGGTCGAGGCCGCGCTGCGCGCGCTCGGCCTCGCGCCCGACCCGCCCCCCGGCACCTGACCGCGGGCGCCACGGCCCCCACCCCCCAGCGCACTACCGAAGGACGACCCCACACCATGGCTACCCTGCTGTACCGGCTCGGCCGGATATCCTTCCGCCGCCGCGGGCGCGTGCTCGCCCTGTGGCTGCTCATGCTCGCCCTGCTCGGCGGCGCGGCGGCGAGCTTCAGCGGCACGATGTCGGACGACTTCACGATGCCGGGCACCGAGGCCCAGGAGGCCATGGACCTGCTGGAACGCGACTTCCCGCAGGCGTCGGGAGCCGGGGGCACGGTCGTCGTCGCGGCGCCTGAGGGCGAGACGCTCGACCAGGCCGCGCTCGCCCCGCTCGTCCGGGAGGCGGCCGAGGTGCCCGGGGTCGCCGCCGCCATGGACCCGTTCACCACCGGCGCCGTCTCGCCCGACGGCAGGTACGCCCTGATCCAGGTGCAGTTCGACGCCGCGGCGCAGGACCTGTCGGAGGCGCAGACGGAGGCCTTCGAGCAGGTCGGCGCGGACGCCGAGGGGCTGCGCGTCGAGCACGGCGGCGAGGCCGTGACCGCGCACGCGGGGCCGCACGCCTCTGCCGCCGAAGTGGTCGGCGTCCTCGTGGCGGCGGTCGTGCTGGTCATCACGTTCGGCTCGCTGGTCGCGGCCGGCATGACCCTGCTCAACGCGCTCATCGGCGTCGGCGTCGGCATGGCCGGTCTCTACGCGCTCAGCGGTGCGGTGGAACTGAGCGCCACCGCGCCCATCCTGGCCCTGATGCTGGGCCTGGCCGTCGGTATCGACTACTCCCTGTTCATCACCTCCCGCTACCGCCAGTACCTCTCCGAGGGCGTGCCGGCCGAGGAGGCCGCGGGGCGGGCCACCGGCACCGCGGGCTCCGCCGTCGTGTTCGCCGGCGCCACCGTGGTGATCGCCCTGTGCGGTCTGTCGGTGGTCGGTATCCCGTTCCTCACCGTGATGGGCCTGGCCGCCGCCGCGACCGTCGCCGTCGCGGTGCTCGTGGCCCTGACGCTGCTGCCCGCCATCCTCGGCTTCGCCGGGCCGCGGGTCCTCTCCCGCAAGGAGCGGTCCGGCCGGTCCACCGGGCAGCCGGGACGCGAGGGCGCCGGCTTCGCGTGGGGCCGGCTGGTCACGCGGCTGCGCGTGCCGGTGCTGCTGGCCGGCGTCGTCGGGCTCGGGGCGCTCACCCTGCCCGCGCAGGACATGCGGCTGGCCCTGCCCGACGCCTCGACCGCGGCCGAGGACACCCCGCAGCGGCAGGCGTACGACCTGACCGCCGAGGGCTTCGGGCCCGGGTTCAACGGGCGCCTGGTCGCCGTCGTCACCGCCGGTTCACCGGAGGGGACGGCATCGGCGGCGCAGGAGGCCGAGGCGCTGATCTCCGGCACCGACGGCGTCGTGGCCGTGACGCCGCCGCAGCCCAACGAGCAGGGCACCACGGCCCTGCTGAACGTCACGCCCGCCACCGGCCCGTCGGACGCCGCGACCGAGGACCTGGTCCACGACATCCGCGAACGCGTCGCCGGCATCGACGGCGCCGACGTGGCCCTGACCGGCACCACGGCTGTGGGCATCGACGTCTCGGAGAAGCTGTCCGACGCCCTGCCCGTCTACCTCCTCCTGGTCGTCGGCCTCTCGGTCCTGCTGCTGATGCTCGTCTTCCGTTCCGTCCTGGTGCCTCTCAAGGCGGCGGCCGGCTTCCTGCTGACCGTCGGCGCGACGTTCGGCATCACCGTCGCCGTGTTCCAGCAGGGCCACCTGGCCGACCTCGTGGGCCTCGACACCACGGGGCCGCTGGTGAGCTTCCTGCCGATCCTCCTGATCGGCATCCTCTTCGGCCTGGCCATGGACTACGAGGTCTTCCTCGTCTCCCGCATGCGCGAGGACTACGTGCACGGCGACACGCCGAGCCAGGCCACGATCAACGGCCTCGGCCACAACGGCCGGGTGGTGGCCGCCGCCGCGGTCATCATGACGGCGGTCTTCGCCGGGTTCGTCCTGACCGACGACCCCATCATCAAGTCCATCGGCTTCGCGCTCGCGCTCGGCGTGGTCATCGACGCGTTCATCGTCCGCATGACCCTGGTGCCGGCCGCGATGTCCCTGCTCGGCCGGGCCGCCTGGTGGCTGCCCCGCCCCCTGGACCGCGCGCTGCCCAACCTGGACATCGAGGGCGAACGGCTGCGGCACCGGCTCGCCGGCGAGCACGAGGAGCAGGAACGCCGGGAGCACGCCGGCACCTGAGCCGCCGCGCCCGGGGCGGGCCCGCCCGGCCCCGGGCGCGCGAACGGTCCGCGCGCCCCTGCTCAGCCGCCCGACCAGTGGAAGCGGCGCTCGGGCCGGCCGGTCGCGCCGTAGCGCAGCGACACCCTGGCCCGGCCCGTCGAGGCCCAGTACTCCAGGTACCTGCGGGCGCTGACCCGGGACAGCCCGCTGGCCGCCGCGCACTCGGCGGCGGACAGGTCGCCCGGCAGCGCTGAAAAGGACCCGACGGACGCCCGTCGGGTCCTTTTCAGCGGAAGACAGCTGAACTGGCCGACCAGCGCGCCTGGTCATGCCGTGGTCGCGTGCGCGAGCCGGGTGAGCGCGGCCTTGATGCGGTCGGTCGTCACCCCCTGGGCGCGCTGGTGGAGGAAGAGCTCGGGCGCGAGGGGCGCGAGCACGACATCCGCGAGGGCTTCGGGATCAGGGGCGCCGGCCTGGCGAAGAAGCGCGAGAACGTGAGCGCGCCAGAAGCCGTAGGCGCCGACCGTGTAGCGCTTGGCTCCGACCTCGGCTCCGAGGGCGAGGTGGCTGTGCCGGTCCAGCAGGTCGACCATGGCCGAGAGGAAGGCGGCGAGTCGCTCGTGGGGCGGCGCTCCGGGGCCCAGCGGCGGGGCGCCGCGCAACAGCTCGCCCTGGAGCAGTCGTTCATGTTCGTCGAGCAGCGCCGCCGCGATGGATGACACGTCCGGGTAGCGGCGGTAGAGGGTGCCCCGTCCGACGCCGGCGGCGCGGGCGATGTCCTCCATCGTGACCATGCGGGGGTCGTCCTCGGCGAGCAGCCGGGCCGCCGCGGAGAGCACCCTGGCTCGGTTGCGCGCCGCGTCCGCGCGTTCCCTCGTCTCCACGCGGATGAGTCTACGCCGCCCCGGGAATAACCGGACATGCTGTCCGGTTGGTAGGGTCGCCCCGTAACTGGACGCCGCGTCCGGTTGTGTCGCCCGAACAGGAGATCCGCCGTGCCCACTGCCGCACCGACCCTGCTGCGCATCGACTCCAGCGCCCGCCGCACCTCCTTCAGCCGGGAGATCGGTGACGCCGTCGCGGATGCCTGGCGTCGCGCCCATCCCGATGGCACCTACCTCCGGCGCGACCTCGCGCTCACTCCGGTCCCCCAGATAAGCGAAGCCTGGACCGAGCTGTGCGACTACGTCCTGGCGCACCGGATCACCGAGATCGCCCGGTACAAGGAGGCGGTGCGCAGCCAGGATCAGGCCGCGGCCTGGGCGATCGTCGAGCCGCTGCTGACCGAGCTCGTCGCCGCTGACACCGTCCTCATCGTCGCCCCCATGTACAACTTCTCCGTCCCCGCGTCGCTCAAAGCGTGGATCGACCAGGTGACTTTCCCGAAGATGTCCCTGGCCGGACGGCGCTTCGTGGTGGCCCATGCCCGGGGCGGGGCCTACGGACCCGGTGCTCCGCGCCACCCCTACGACCACCAGGAGCGCTACCTGCGTGACTTCTTCGCCGGGCACTTCGCCGTCCCGCACGAGGCGATGACCTTCCTCGGCACCGAACTGGTCAACTCCCGCGTCGACCCCGCACTCGCCGATCGCCGTGAGGCCCACGAAACGTCCCGCGCGGACGCACTGGCGGCGGCCAGGATGCTCGGAGCAGCCCTGTGAGCTGGCTGCTGCTCATCGCCGCGGCCCTGGTCGAGGTCGCCTGGTCGCAGAGCATCAAGCCCACGGCGGGCTTCACCCGCCCGCTGCCGACGCTGGTGTGCTTCGCGCTCGCCGCCGTCGCGGTCTACCTGTTGTCCCTGGCGATGCTGGAGCTGCCGGTCGGTACGGCCTACGCCGTGTTCACGGGTATCGGCGCCGTCGGCGCCATCACCCTCGGCGTCATCGTGCACAAGGACCCCGTGACCGCGGGACGCGTCCTCGCGCTCACTCTGATCGTCGGGGGCGTGGCCCTGGCCCGCGTGACCGCCCCGGACACCTGACGACGGGCGGTCCGCGGCACGCACCCGCGTCGACGCCCTGCTCGGCGGCGGCGACCCGCAGCGGCCCGGCGCCCGTTGAGCCCGGCGGCGAGTCGCCCGGCGGCCGGGTGCCGGCACCTTCCGCCGCGCGGGAACGGCCGCAC
Above is a genomic segment from Streptomyces marincola containing:
- a CDS encoding MMPL family transporter gives rise to the protein MATLLYRLGRISFRRRGRVLALWLLMLALLGGAAASFSGTMSDDFTMPGTEAQEAMDLLERDFPQASGAGGTVVVAAPEGETLDQAALAPLVREAAEVPGVAAAMDPFTTGAVSPDGRYALIQVQFDAAAQDLSEAQTEAFEQVGADAEGLRVEHGGEAVTAHAGPHASAAEVVGVLVAAVVLVITFGSLVAAGMTLLNALIGVGVGMAGLYALSGAVELSATAPILALMLGLAVGIDYSLFITSRYRQYLSEGVPAEEAAGRATGTAGSAVVFAGATVVIALCGLSVVGIPFLTVMGLAAAATVAVAVLVALTLLPAILGFAGPRVLSRKERSGRSTGQPGREGAGFAWGRLVTRLRVPVLLAGVVGLGALTLPAQDMRLALPDASTAAEDTPQRQAYDLTAEGFGPGFNGRLVAVVTAGSPEGTASAAQEAEALISGTDGVVAVTPPQPNEQGTTALLNVTPATGPSDAATEDLVHDIRERVAGIDGADVALTGTTAVGIDVSEKLSDALPVYLLLVVGLSVLLLMLVFRSVLVPLKAAAGFLLTVGATFGITVAVFQQGHLADLVGLDTTGPLVSFLPILLIGILFGLAMDYEVFLVSRMREDYVHGDTPSQATINGLGHNGRVVAAAAVIMTAVFAGFVLTDDPIIKSIGFALALGVVIDAFIVRMTLVPAAMSLLGRAAWWLPRPLDRALPNLDIEGERLRHRLAGEHEEQERREHAGT
- a CDS encoding TetR/AcrR family transcriptional regulator — its product is METRERADAARNRARVLSAAARLLAEDDPRMVTMEDIARAAGVGRGTLYRRYPDVSSIAAALLDEHERLLQGELLRGAPPLGPGAPPHERLAAFLSAMVDLLDRHSHLALGAEVGAKRYTVGAYGFWRAHVLALLRQAGAPDPEALADVVLAPLAPELFLHQRAQGVTTDRIKAALTRLAHATTA
- a CDS encoding DMT family transporter, whose amino-acid sequence is MSWLLLIAAALVEVAWSQSIKPTAGFTRPLPTLVCFALAAVAVYLLSLAMLELPVGTAYAVFTGIGAVGAITLGVIVHKDPVTAGRVLALTLIVGGVALARVTAPDT
- a CDS encoding plasmid stabilization protein encodes the protein MPKGSTSKQERQYEHIKEGAKKRGASAGRAKEIAARTVNKERARSGQAASASRSSTRGDSPSRRGGKASGGGRAQGSGAKGGTATRDELYEQAKRRDIKGRSSMTKQQLAKALGR
- a CDS encoding TetR/AcrR family transcriptional regulator, whose product is MPRSPAALRGQIRASALRLFAEHGFRATSLQDIASDAGCSKASLLYHFANKDAILSELLAPVGERTAALLAGLDALTGERKARAAVSGLVDLALGHSAEFRLLFEDLPRLVADPGMHPVPDAAERLLGALAAGSPGPRARAAAGLVLGGIVMSAFGDGADRGEDMRAGLVEAALRALGLAPDPPPGT
- a CDS encoding FMN-dependent NADH-azoreductase, encoding MPTAAPTLLRIDSSARRTSFSREIGDAVADAWRRAHPDGTYLRRDLALTPVPQISEAWTELCDYVLAHRITEIARYKEAVRSQDQAAAWAIVEPLLTELVAADTVLIVAPMYNFSVPASLKAWIDQVTFPKMSLAGRRFVVAHARGGAYGPGAPRHPYDHQERYLRDFFAGHFAVPHEAMTFLGTELVNSRVDPALADRREAHETSRADALAAARMLGAAL